The Candidatus Bathyarchaeota archaeon genome includes a region encoding these proteins:
- a CDS encoding S8 family peptidase: MAKKALNLKTAIALLILLTISTFFTLLPTGLESSFYSVHQQSMSNNYHWWENWSRDKNHNKIDDLIEQKFIGNLLPASFSNNPENFSISVFIHYDHHPGLRDIQILQNMNVCISYVAKYINVVCVRNINPLFVYNITELPGVVMVELQQVIYPRLNVSVRAIKARESVDYSPETAWELGYTGKDVVVAVLDTGVDDEHEFLRGKFVAGFDCSGPTASSDRETNPDDVDGHGTHVASIIMSSGGSLGIYKGVAPDAKLVDVKVLSEREVNLEDQLIRGIEWVIANKEKYNIKIINLSVGSDVEDPYGTSAVSQIANMAVESGIVVVAAAGNEGPTPQSLMAPSVADKVICVTALNDKNTVNRKDDVIAYYSSRGPRGDGAQKPDVCAPGTDIIGAQAAETGEATNGVVSMSGTSMAAPHVAGLAALILEANPKLSPLQVKQIIIDTAEDKGAEGWDPDYGWGEIDAYEAVLAAVSELNEPPNIISAMANTTEVYRVIESFALEVAVVDDRTPTENLTALMFVEDPFGATSKVQMIYENETGHWRGVFTPNASAPLGDYSAYARFYDEEGGENESERFHFTVLNNPPSIISFKIEAEVMRGEILTASVKAFDYEGLANASICFRSDDYWLNFTKVLTDTNCIFEIDTSSFHEGKWDVFMIVQDADGAKVSSNHITIVILLEAPVLMFSLIALGLASLTALIVLFFFLRTQ; this comes from the coding sequence ATGGCTAAAAAAGCTTTAAATTTGAAAACTGCAATTGCGCTCCTAATCCTACTAACCATTTCAACATTTTTCACACTACTCCCCACTGGGTTGGAATCCTCATTTTACAGTGTTCACCAACAAAGCATGAGTAATAACTATCATTGGTGGGAAAACTGGAGTCGAGACAAAAACCATAATAAAATAGACGATTTAATTGAACAGAAATTCATTGGAAACTTGCTTCCAGCATCTTTTTCAAATAATCCCGAAAATTTTTCCATTTCCGTTTTCATACATTATGATCATCATCCAGGTTTGAGAGACATTCAAATTTTACAGAACATGAACGTATGCATATCTTACGTTGCGAAGTACATTAATGTCGTCTGCGTCCGCAACATTAACCCTCTATTTGTCTACAACATAACGGAACTACCCGGAGTCGTCATGGTTGAGCTTCAACAAGTCATTTATCCACGTCTTAATGTAAGCGTTAGGGCTATTAAAGCAAGAGAATCCGTTGATTACTCTCCTGAAACCGCTTGGGAACTAGGATACACGGGCAAAGACGTAGTTGTAGCTGTTCTAGACACAGGAGTTGACGATGAACATGAATTCTTACGTGGAAAATTTGTTGCAGGTTTTGACTGCAGCGGCCCAACGGCTTCCTCTGATAGGGAAACCAACCCAGACGATGTGGATGGGCATGGGACACATGTTGCAAGCATCATAATGAGTAGTGGAGGTTCACTTGGAATCTATAAAGGGGTAGCTCCAGACGCAAAACTCGTAGATGTGAAAGTTTTAAGCGAAAGGGAAGTAAACCTTGAAGACCAACTGATTCGAGGGATAGAATGGGTAATAGCAAACAAGGAAAAATATAACATCAAAATCATAAACCTAAGCGTAGGCTCAGACGTTGAAGACCCGTATGGCACCTCAGCCGTTTCCCAAATCGCCAACATGGCCGTGGAGAGTGGCATAGTAGTTGTAGCTGCGGCTGGAAACGAAGGGCCAACTCCTCAAAGTCTCATGGCCCCCTCAGTCGCAGACAAAGTAATCTGTGTAACCGCCCTTAACGATAAAAACACGGTGAACCGAAAAGACGACGTAATAGCATATTATTCCAGCCGCGGCCCAAGGGGCGACGGCGCCCAAAAACCCGACGTTTGCGCTCCCGGAACAGACATTATTGGCGCCCAAGCAGCTGAAACAGGAGAAGCCACAAACGGCGTAGTTTCAATGTCCGGCACAAGCATGGCTGCCCCTCACGTAGCTGGCCTAGCCGCACTAATACTCGAAGCCAACCCGAAACTTTCTCCACTACAAGTTAAACAGATAATTATCGACACCGCCGAAGACAAAGGAGCTGAAGGCTGGGATCCAGATTACGGATGGGGAGAAATAGACGCGTATGAGGCTGTCTTAGCAGCAGTTAGTGAACTGAACGAGCCGCCAAATATAATTTCTGCAATGGCAAACACAACTGAAGTTTACAGAGTTATTGAATCCTTCGCCTTAGAAGTTGCTGTTGTTGACGATCGAACACCAACTGAAAACTTAACGGCCCTAATGTTTGTCGAGGATCCGTTTGGAGCAACTTCAAAAGTTCAAATGATATATGAAAATGAAACCGGACATTGGAGGGGAGTTTTCACACCGAATGCTTCTGCCCCTCTAGGAGACTATTCAGCGTATGCCCGATTTTATGACGAAGAAGGCGGAGAAAACGAGTCTGAAAGATTTCACTTCACCGTCTTGAATAATCCTCCTTCGATAATTTCGTTCAAAATCGAAGCAGAAGTCATGCGAGGAGAAATTCTAACTGCAAGTGTTAAAGCCTTCGACTATGAAGGCTTAGCCAACGCTTCGATCTGTTTTCGAAGCGATGATTATTGGCTAAACTTCACTAAAGTCCTCACTGATACAAACTGCATTTTTGAAATTGACACCTCAAGTTTTCACGAGGGAAAATGGGACGTCTTTATGATTGTCCAAGATGCGGATGGCGCTAAGGTTTCTTCAAATCACATAACAATAGTTATTCTCCTTGAAGCCCCCGTTTTAATGTTCAGTTTAATTGCCTTAGGCTTAGCCTCATTAACTGCCCTTATAGTCTTATTCTTCTTTCTAAGAACTCAGTGA
- a CDS encoding formylmethanofuran dehydrogenase, whose protein sequence is MIGNPRREIEHFIEKGDLEALLRKAAELHGHFCSYLAYGVKAGYIAVKELGIKSNGMEELIAIVETNNCFSDGIQIVTGCTFGNNGLIYKDVGKTAVTVAKRDGTAIRIVLNPKYEESIKAEYSEANSLWEKIVVRRERATEKEQKKMMELFAEMAFKELKKPAELMFKISRTKINVPDYAPIFNSVLCPICGEKTYKPVMQNGKQLCIDCAGAEHYILDGKGIEKRTALKAKIS, encoded by the coding sequence ATGATAGGGAACCCGAGAAGAGAAATAGAACACTTCATTGAGAAGGGAGACTTAGAGGCTCTTCTTAGGAAAGCCGCTGAACTTCACGGTCATTTTTGTAGTTACTTGGCCTACGGGGTTAAGGCCGGCTACATTGCAGTTAAAGAGTTGGGAATTAAAAGTAATGGAATGGAAGAGTTAATAGCCATAGTGGAAACAAACAACTGCTTCAGTGACGGCATCCAAATAGTAACTGGCTGCACCTTCGGAAACAATGGACTTATTTACAAAGACGTTGGCAAAACAGCGGTAACTGTGGCTAAAAGGGATGGAACAGCCATCAGAATAGTTTTAAACCCAAAATATGAGGAATCTATCAAGGCGGAATATTCAGAAGCAAACAGCTTATGGGAAAAAATTGTTGTTCGAAGAGAGCGAGCAACAGAAAAAGAGCAGAAGAAAATGATGGAGCTTTTCGCAGAAATGGCATTTAAAGAATTGAAAAAACCCGCAGAACTCATGTTTAAGATAAGCCGAACAAAAATTAATGTTCCTGATTACGCGCCCATCTTTAACTCAGTTTTATGCCCAATCTGCGGAGAAAAAACATACAAACCAGTTATGCAAAATGGAAAGCAGTTATGCATAGACTGCGCCGGGGCAGAACACTACATTCTAGACGGGAAAGGAATTGAAAAAAGAACAGCGTTAAAGGCTAAAATTTCGTAG
- a CDS encoding right-handed parallel beta-helix repeat-containing protein — MNKLKLVLPSALTILLIVCSLHLYQAKAIDSFPVYNVNTGLRYATIQSAINAIQTKDGHTIRVEAGIYEEEIIIDKGVKIIGENSVSTKIYGDIHIISPNVTITNFSINGVVSITACYCNVSYNIISGGILLGKGYYGGGSLYALYCIIQNNTIMNGELAGINVYHAKNCSIIWNKIYNNSVGIALCFYTSSYSYDTASHTEYFEVRGNLIYNNHIGIALYGRGHVIIENSVYNNSYALWLTPYATENLIYHNNFFDNEKQISLPYREAANYWDNGYEGNYWDDYTGTDENHDGIGDIPYVIDLSNQDNFPLMNPYIIPEFSSIIPFLSLFIILTALILYQKSVNDYALSHIDTRQRSEQA; from the coding sequence ATGAACAAACTAAAGCTAGTGCTTCCATCGGCTTTAACTATATTGCTTATTGTATGTTCATTACATTTGTATCAGGCTAAAGCTATAGATAGCTTCCCAGTTTACAACGTTAATACTGGTTTGAGATACGCAACCATTCAATCGGCTATCAACGCCATTCAAACCAAAGACGGACATACAATTAGAGTAGAAGCAGGAATTTATGAGGAGGAAATAATAATAGATAAAGGTGTAAAAATAATCGGAGAAAATTCAGTCAGTACAAAAATATATGGCGATATCCATATCATATCTCCAAATGTAACAATAACAAACTTTAGCATAAATGGGGTAGTTAGTATAACAGCTTGTTACTGCAATGTAAGCTATAACATTATTTCAGGCGGCATTTTACTTGGTAAAGGCTATTATGGTGGTGGAAGCTTGTATGCTTTGTACTGTATCATTCAAAATAACACGATAATGAACGGTGAACTAGCAGGAATCAATGTGTATCACGCTAAAAACTGTTCGATTATTTGGAATAAAATTTACAACAATTCTGTGGGTATTGCACTTTGTTTTTACACGTCAAGCTATTCATACGATACTGCCAGTCATACTGAGTATTTTGAGGTACGCGGTAACTTGATATATAATAATCACATAGGGATAGCCCTCTATGGCAGAGGACACGTTATTATCGAAAACTCAGTGTATAACAACTCGTATGCTCTGTGGCTAACGCCTTACGCAACTGAAAATTTAATTTATCATAACAACTTTTTTGATAACGAAAAACAAATATCCTTGCCTTATCGGGAGGCAGCTAATTATTGGGATAATGGATATGAAGGAAACTACTGGGACGATTACACTGGAACAGATGAAAATCATGACGGAATAGGAGATATCCCTTATGTAATAGATTTATCAAATCAAGATAATTTTCCGCTTATGAACCCATACATCATCCCAGAATTTTCGTCCATTATACCATTCCTGTCGTTATTTATCATTTTAACAGCACTTATCCTCTACCAAAAAAGCGTAAATGATTATGCTTTATCACACATCGATACTAGGCAAAGGAGCGAACAAGCATGA